Proteins encoded together in one Lathyrus oleraceus cultivar Zhongwan6 chromosome 5, CAAS_Psat_ZW6_1.0, whole genome shotgun sequence window:
- the LOC127081860 gene encoding uncharacterized protein LOC127081860, translated as MFESYHLEHSDADTHKSVDTHKSADTGDSGQPKNTTFRGSKSEFHPALSISNIRNHIPIILEMGKDQYGTWAELFRIHSRSHRVLHHIVPYIRKEPPTITDANHEQWSTLDATDNQNARAVTLEQEFSNTRMEDFPNVSAYYQHLKMLSHQLGNVGFPVNNHPLVLPLISGLLEAYRSVATLIRQSNPLPTFYQARSMLTFEEAGMSKMANTGSHAAMHTTQSKPTKDTS; from the exons ATGTTTGAATCATACCATTTAGAACACAGTGACGCCGATACCCACAAATCCGTTGATACCCACAAATCCGCCGATACTGGTGATTCTGGTCAGCCAAAGAACACCACGTTTCGAGGTTCTAAATCGGAGTTTCATCCCGCTCTTTCCATCTCCAATATTAGGAACCACATTCCTATTATTCTTGAGATGGGAAAAGATCAATATGGTACATGGGCCGAGCTTTTCCGCATCCATTCTCGCTCACATCGAGTCTTACATCACATCGTTCCATATATCAGAAAAGAGCCACCAACAATTACCGATGCCAACCATGAACAATGGTCCACTCTTGATGCCACC GACAACCAAAATGCTCGAGCTGTCACTCTTGAGCAAGAGTTTTCTAACACTCGTATGGAGGATTTTCCCAATGTCTCAGCTTACTATCAGCATCTTAAGATGCTTTCTCATCAGTTGGGAAATGTCGGCTTCCCTGTCAACAATCATCCTTTGGTCCTTCCGCTGATCTCTGGTCTCCTAGAAGCTTACCGCAGTGTTGCTACTTTGATTCGCCAGAGCAACCCTCTTCCGACATTCTATCAGGCTCGTTCCATGCTTACTTTTGAAGAAGCCGGTATGTCTAAAATGGCAAACACAGGCTCTCATGCTGCTATGCACACCACTCAATCGAAACCTACTAAAGACACCTCTTAG